A genomic stretch from Patagioenas fasciata isolate bPatFas1 chromosome 10, bPatFas1.hap1, whole genome shotgun sequence includes:
- the CCDC174 gene encoding coiled-coil domain-containing protein 174, translating into MDRRKKPLDVAASSLVDLKAELFRKQEEFKKEKLLKDAGIFAKPKTSNKKPSIWNKQNTGVANRAEKDVEQKTEEDDVLDKSRKKLEEKAKLYEKMTKGDFPDEETEDLYLVDFTQKIIDKQHEVQELYQSEAARKTLEKETDDEETQPEIEIPPPEDPDEEWVDYVDFLGRSRRCMKKDLPSLLKMDQELQGKRQGPDGTTLLSEDMRRELQRQQWEKEEEEALRKPIGPIHYEDIRENEARQLGVGYFAFSRDKELRNKQRATLDMLREQTLDQRTKREQLKEKRKAALDARLSKLRARKIKKLREAGLEEEAEKLENAELKGVTEEPEAPKVTAASRKVEVVIQERRDTKPGVPYVREWDKGKELMFGQWSKKQEELRDERDPEFAPPSDYFLGQKKDDNYRSRNSSSPENSSEKLETEPTQNQQTPSAQVNGSSTENVPPSAQAYNSNVQNEPVSTGARGSDTQVPSSEEDDSSEDDDTMPSAQAYGYGVQGVPLSMQAYGYGARGALSSVQPYGYGTHEMPFPMQAYGYGAQGVMPPMHAYGYSTHDMAYPMQGYGYGTQDVPPAMQACGCSTQDVPPGMESCSCSTQDVPPGTEGCNCGAQDMPPGMQACSCSTQDAPPSAQSCGCSTQDVPPGMQARGCSAQDAAPSAQTDSSDTQNQEPLYQSLDDMLSYYRQVT; encoded by the exons ATGGACCGGAGAAAGAAGCCGTTGGATGTGGCCGCCTCCTCG TTGGTAGATCTCAAAGCAGAACTCTTCCGAAAGCAAGAAGAattcaagaaagaaaagctgttgaaAGATGCTGGCATCTTTGCAAAGCCCAAAACTTCTAATAAG AAACCAAGCATCtggaacaaacaaaacacaggagTTGCTAATCGAGCTGAGAAAGATGTTGAGCAGAAGACAGAAGAGGATGATGTATTAGATAAATCAAG gaagaAGCTGGAAGAGAAAGCAAAGCTGTATGAGAAAATGACAAAAGGCGACTTCCCAG ATGAAGAAACTGAGGATTTGTATCTAGTGGATTTCACTCAGAAGATCATAGACAAACAGCACGAAGTACAGGAGCTGTATCAGAGCGAAGCTGCTAGAAAGACTTTAGAAAAAGAGACAGATGATGAGGAAACTCAACCTGAAATAGAAATACCACCGCCCGAGGACCCAGACGAAGAATG GGTTGATTATGTTGATTTCTTGGGCCGATCTAGACGCTGTATGAAGAAGGATTTGCCAAGTCTGCTTAAAATGGATCAGgaacttcaagggaaaag gcaaGGCCCTGATGGGACTACTCTGTTATCTGAAGACATGAGAAGAGAACTTCAGAGACAGCagtgggaaaaagaagaagaagaagcccTCAGAAAACCCATAGGGCCCATACATTATGAGGACATTCGAGAAAATG agGCCAGACAGCTTGGTGTTGGTTACTTTGCCTTTTCTCGTGACAAAGAACTTAGGAATAAACAACGGGCAACACTGGATATGCTAAGAGAGCAG ACACTTGATCAGAGAACTAAACGTGAACagttgaaagaaaaaaggaaggcagCTCTAGATGCAAGGCTGTCTAAACTTCGAGCACGGAAGATTAAGAAGTTAAGGGAAGCTGGATTAGAAGAAGAGGCAGAAAAACTGGAGAATGCAG AGCTGAAAGGTGTTACTGAGGAACCAGAAGCTCCGAAAGTTACTGCAGCAAGTAGAAAGGTTGAGGTTGTTATCCAGGAGAGAAGAGATACAAAGCCTGGCGTGCCTTATGTCCGAGAGTGGGATAAAGGCAAAG AACTGATGTTTGGACAATGGTCAAAGAAACAGGAAGAACTCAGAGATGAACGAGATCCAGAATTTGCGCCACCTTCTGATTACTTTCTGGGACAAAAGAAAGATGATAATTACAGAAGTCGGAATTCAAGCAGTCCTGAAAATTCCTCTGAAAAACTGGAAACAGAgccaacacaaaaccaacagaCACCATCAGCGCAGGTCAACGGCAGCAGCACTGAAAATGTGCCGCCATCAGCGCAGGCTTACAACAGCAATGTTCAAAATGAGCCGGTGTCAACCGGGGCCCGTGGCAGTGACACTCAAGTCCCATCATCAGAGGAGGATGACAGCAGCGAGGATGATGATACGATGCCATCAGCACAGGCTTACGGCTATGGTGTTCAAGGTGTGCCGCTGTCGATGCAGGCGTATGGCTATGGCGCTCGAGGTGCACTGTCATCTGTGCAGCCTTATGGCTATGGCACTCATGAAATGCCATTTCCAATGCAGGCTTACGGCTACGGTGCTCAAGGCGTGATGCCACCAATGCATGCTTATGGCTACAGCACTCATGATATGGCATATCCAATGCAGGGCTATGGCTACGGCACCCAAGATGTGCCTCCAGCTATGCAGGCATGTGGCTGCAGCACCCAAGATGTCCCACCAGGGATggagagctgcagctgcagcacccaGGATGTCCCACCAGGGACAGAGGGCTGCAACTGTGGCGCCCAAGACATGCCGCCAGGGATGCaggcctgcagctgcagcacccaAGATGCGCCACCGTCAGCGCAGTCCTGCGGTTGCAGCACTCAAGATGTGCCACCAGGGATGCAGGCCCGCGGCTGCAGCGCTCAAGATGCGGCGCCTTCAGCGCAGACCGATAGCAGCGACACTCAAAATCAGGAACCACTTTACCAAAGTTTAGATGATATGCTGTCTTACTACAGACAAGTGACTTGA